A window of the bacterium genome harbors these coding sequences:
- a CDS encoding TenA family transcriptional regulator, with product MRDFDRSRLAVGAGELWQAGTTARFLDAVGDGTLPQEAFHRWLVQDYLFVKGFTRFAALTAAQTPRPMQSVLIGGLAALDAELAWFEEHARDRDLELESEAHPTCRRYVDFLVAEAYSQPVEVLLAIFYGVEVAYTVAWGRLAAEGPYAEFIERWTSPEFEAYVGELMRIVDEVSHPGQQAAFNEVMRHEREFWRMTWQA from the coding sequence ATGAGAGATTTCGATCGATCCCGTCTGGCCGTTGGCGCCGGTGAGCTCTGGCAGGCCGGCACGACGGCGAGGTTCCTGGATGCGGTAGGAGACGGCACCCTTCCGCAAGAGGCCTTCCACCGCTGGCTGGTGCAGGACTACCTGTTCGTCAAGGGCTTCACCCGCTTCGCGGCGTTGACGGCGGCGCAGACCCCGAGGCCAATGCAGAGCGTCCTGATCGGCGGTCTTGCTGCCCTCGATGCAGAGCTGGCCTGGTTCGAGGAGCATGCTCGAGATCGCGACCTGGAGCTCGAGAGCGAAGCGCATCCGACCTGCCGGCGCTACGTGGACTTCCTGGTCGCCGAGGCCTACTCGCAGCCGGTAGAAGTGCTGCTGGCGATCTTCTACGGCGTGGAGGTAGCGTACACGGTTGCCTGGGGCCGGTTGGCGGCCGAAGGACCCTACGCCGAGTTCATCGAGCGCTGGACGAGCCCGGAGTTCGAGGCCTACGTGGGAGAGCTGATGCGAATTGTCGACGAAGTTTCGCATCCCGGCCAGCAGGCGGCGTTCAACGAGGTGATGCGTCACGAACGGGAATTCTGGCGAATGACCTGGCAAGCGTGA
- a CDS encoding TenA family protein, whose product MAGKAALHRVLWESNLDLACACLEHPFVRGLADGSLAPDVFKRYVAQDAFFLRSFLRAYCVAAARCANNPDQVTVFHRLIGGALEELELHASYAKSLGIDLERVRPHPATTAYTDFLERTAWTSGAAEVVSAMTPCMRLYAFLGQSLGPAAPDNPYREWIATYSSDEFEALAAELGTLLDEIGEDTPAIRSAYRYAMSCELDFFAAV is encoded by the coding sequence ATGGCAGGGAAGGCCGCGCTCCACCGGGTGCTTTGGGAGTCGAACCTGGATCTGGCTTGCGCTTGTCTCGAGCATCCCTTTGTCCGCGGGCTCGCCGACGGCAGCCTTGCTCCCGACGTCTTCAAGCGCTACGTGGCGCAAGACGCCTTCTTCCTGCGCTCATTCCTCCGCGCCTACTGCGTGGCGGCTGCCAGATGCGCCAACAACCCTGACCAGGTCACGGTATTCCACCGGCTGATCGGAGGAGCTCTAGAGGAGCTCGAGCTGCACGCGAGCTACGCTAAGAGCCTGGGCATCGACCTGGAGCGGGTCCGGCCCCATCCCGCGACCACGGCCTATACCGACTTCCTCGAGCGCACGGCCTGGACCTCCGGGGCGGCCGAGGTCGTCTCGGCCATGACCCCCTGCATGCGGCTCTACGCCTTCCTCGGCCAGAGCCTCGGCCCCGCCGCGCCCGACAATCCCTACCGGGAGTGGATCGCGACCTACTCGAGCGACGAGTTCGAGGCCCTGGCCGCCGAGCTCGGGACGCTGCTGGACGAAATAGGCGAGGACACGCCGGCGATACGTAGCGCCTACCGCTACGCGATGAGCTGCGAACTGGACTTCTTCGCCGCCGTGTAG
- a CDS encoding universal stress protein, producing the protein MRYVLATDGSEASMKAARFLLENPCPGSEDEIFVVHVFPLPSDPEIYADVLSLPTSAGDDRVKRVAKPILEKTLGALAEAESQLHEVVLVGNPAEQIVQFATTMGAELIVVGTRSRSAANELYLGSVSSAVAHRALCSVLIVR; encoded by the coding sequence ATGCGCTATGTTCTCGCGACAGACGGCTCCGAGGCCAGTATGAAGGCCGCTCGCTTTCTTCTGGAAAACCCGTGCCCGGGATCGGAGGACGAGATCTTCGTCGTCCATGTGTTCCCCCTACCCTCGGACCCCGAAATCTATGCCGATGTGCTCTCTCTTCCCACCAGCGCCGGCGACGATCGCGTCAAGAGGGTGGCAAAGCCCATCCTGGAGAAGACGCTCGGGGCCTTGGCCGAGGCGGAGAGCCAGCTTCACGAGGTGGTTCTCGTGGGGAATCCGGCCGAGCAGATCGTTCAGTTTGCCACCACCATGGGAGCCGAGCTCATCGTGGTGGGAACCCGAAGCCGTTCCGCCGCAAATGAGCTCTATCTGGGAAGCGTCTCCAGCGCCGTTGCGCATCGAGCGCTCTGTTCGGTGCTGATCGTCAGGTAG